GGATAAATGATCACCCCTTGCCAATTGTTCTTACTCTCACTTTGATGAAAATAGAGAAATATTTCACTAAAAAAGCGCGAGTAAAACCGTTCATCTTTTTGAAATTGTACCTCAACAAAGTAAATCGGATCATTGAGGTTATCGGGAAGAAAAACCCCATCTAAACGAAAAGCGAGTTGTTTAACTTCTAGGGAGGAAAATTGATAATGATTGACGGTTTCTGGGGGAAGATTGAGCAAATCAAAGAAACTTTCAGGAAAAGTCTCAAAGAGACGATAGAAAATACTGTCCGTTTTCACTCAATTTTGTCCCTCATTGACTTGTGGTACTTGTTCAATTTCTCAGTCTAAAGCTTGGGGATAGGAAAGCCAGCAGATAGCATTTTTAGGGCAATTTGTCGAGATTTCTCTTCTTTGCCCTTTTCCTCTCCTTTCTCTAAAATGTCTCGATTTAGAGGATTTTTTCTAAACCGTAAACGAGGGATTGCAGCTGAGTAACTTTGCGGATAGAAAGGAGAACCCCCGGCATATAACAGGAGCGATCGCTGGTATCGTGACGAAGGGTATAGATTTCTCCAGGAGAACCGAAAATGACTTCCTGGTGAGCAATTAAACCGGGTAAACGCACGCTATGAATACGGATGTTCTCAGCAGTTAAACCGCCTCTAGCACCGGGGATGGTTTCTTTTTCGGAAACTTGGGCAGGATTAAAGGTTTTACCTAATTCGGCCAGTAATTCGGCGGTTTTAATGGCTGTGCCACTGGGTGCGTCTGCTTTTTGATTGTGATGCAGTTCGATAATTTCCACATGATCAAAGTAGCGGGATGCTTGCACGGCAGCCTGTTGTAGTAAAACCATGCCAATGGAAAAATTGGGGATAACTAAACAGCCAGTGCTGGCTTTTTCGGCAAATTCGGCTAAATCTTGCAGTTGTGCCGCCGATAATCCCGTAGTTCCCACCACGGGACGCACTCCATAGGCGATCGCACTGCGGGTATTGTCATAAACACCGTCGGGATGGGTAAAATCCACCATTACCCCCTGCACTTTTTCCTGAGTTGCCAGGACTAAAACACTCTGTAAATCGTCGAGAATCGGCACTTCTAGGGGTTCACAACCGGCCACTTCCCCCACATCCTGACCTCGAAAAGCTGGATTTCGATCGACTGCACCCACTAAGATCATATCGTCGGCACGAGCAACGGCTTTAATAACTTCCCGTCCCATTTTGCCGGCTGCACCGTTGACAACTACGGGAATCGGGCCTCTATTTTCGGTCATAGTTAATTATTCTCCTTATATGTAGGGATTATGGACTGTTGGGGTGGAGGGGTATTTCAGGGACAAAGGAAAAAACCCCAACACCTAACCCCCTGTTGCCTAATCACTGAATCAATTATCCGTTTTCTCGCGCACAACGATCGAGGGGTAGTTATGAGAAAATCGTGATTATTTAGGGAGAATATGGGTTTTTAACCCTCCATGCCATGCTTAAACTGTCGTTTTCAGGGATTGGAAGAAGGGCAAAAATATCAGGCGTACAGTGTAAAAGTGAGAAGGTCTAGAGCATTCTACATTTTGCGCTGTTCCTACGTCAATGGTGCTTTGTCTGGGTGATATTTTGGCAAATGTGAGTGTATCCTTAACCATATTTTATCACCTCAAACTAATCAACTTATTATTTGGCGAGTTCTAGCAGTTGTAAAAATTAATTGCTCGCTGAATTTTGATGATAAGATATAGCGTTTCCTAAGCTAGTGAGGTACACCTATTTTTCTTCCCTTTTGCCTTTTGCCTGTTGCCTTTTGCCTAAAACCCATAACTTTTGTACCTCAGCAGAGTGAAAAACGCTATAAATTTTTAGTGATCACTTTCCACGCCCACTTTAAGGGTTTTCTGTTTTCCAATGCTTTTACAGAAACGGCAACAGTATCCATACTATTTAACTGCAACAATTGATATCCTCGTGCGCTCAAGAGACTCCGAGCGGATATCCTATCGCTATCGGAAAGATGTTTATGCTCGTACAGGATTAAACTAGGCTGAAACCGATCAATATCTATCATTTTCAGTACCTCGTAATCGAATCCCTCCGTATCTATGTGGATTAAATCTACAGTGCGAACCGAGTTCCGGTTACATAATTCTTCAAACGTTATACATTCCACTTGAGTTTTCCGAATTCGTTGTTCTAGTTCTGGGATAAAATCAATATGCTTTAAGACATGAGATAAGGAAAATGAACCGATTTGATCGTACCAAACAGGCAAAGGGGAATCTGTCTCTTCAACATAGTAGAAGTCTTTAAACCCGTTTACCTCGGCAATCGCTACATTTTCCAACTTAAATCGACCATAATCACCATATTTGGAGCATAATCTTTTGAATACATAGTCAACGGGTTCTATCATAATTCCACACCAACGTTTATCTAGCAGAAAATAACGTAGGGGATCACCGTAGCTAGAATCGTTTGAACCTACTTGAACAAAGAAAATATGCGCTTGTGAAATGGATAAACTATACAGCAGTGTATCGAGCTTATCCTTAAAGATTTTGTAGCGAAGACTAGGTGATTTAAAAATGCTCCAGAACTTTGACTGTTTGTCCGATCTTTTGCCGACTAATCGAGAGATATAAGTTTTAAGTTTTGCAAGTATCATGGCTAAAAAATTATAACTTTTGCTAGAAAATATTAGAACTAAATGATTTGGTTTTGAAATAGGCTAGAGCCTTGTTAAAATATCGTTCTAATCTTTTTTTCCATGCCTCTTTCGGTCGCCATCCAGACCAATCCGTTCGATCTAAGTATTCAAAAAATTGCTTTTCTGTATCCCTTAACGGAGAGAATTTAAATTTCCAAGGTTTATCATCTGATGCAAAATGTATTAGATAAGGAGCTTCCATAACCTGATGATAAACTTCCTCGGAAAAATGACTTTCTTGCCAAGAAGAAAATTTATTAGGAAGTTGATTCCAGCGTGGATCCAGTTTCCCCCAACAGCCCGCCAAAATAGCGTTGAGACCGTCCTGATCCCAGTAACGGAGACGGCTCCCATTTTCCTCTAGATAATTAATAACTTTAAAAGACATATCGTCTTCTCGCCATTTTTTTAAATTAAGAATCATTACCCCAGAGTTAAAATATGGCGTATCTGGGGGTATTTGAAGTTCTTGATAAGTTTTTAAGCCATTTTTACTTGACACTAGAGGACATCCCATATCTTGCACCGCAAATAAATATTGATTATCAATATCAATTTTCCATAAATTGTTTAAATCTTCTTTCAAAATTAAATCACAATCTAGATAAATAACTTTCTCAATCGACGGGGGTAAGAGATAAGGAATTAATAAACGATAGTAAGCGGCAATAGTAACATGACCCCAAGTCGGAAGTTTTTCCACGATTGTAAAGAACGCTGCTTCTTGAGGCTTTAGCCAGTTAAGTACCACTTCAACTTCTAATTTTTGTAGGGACCGAATCACCTTTTTTTTATTAGCATTGGTAATTCCTCCATCAATAACATAAATAAAAGCTTTCCCCTCTTTCAGGTTCTCTGCCAAGGAGTAAAGCATTACGCCAAGAGGAATTGCGTAATTGTTGTCCGCAGCACAGACGACTGTGGGTGTTTTAGTATTTTGCATTATCAACTCTTCGTGTCTTACAAGTTTAAATTCCATAGAAACAAGGTCAAAGAATCGCTTCTCTATTAGACATCTCTAAAAATTATAACCCAATTACAGCTTGCTTTTATGCTCTGTCCTAATTTAAAATAGTTCAATGGCTGAAATGTATATCTATCTTGGCTAATTCAATTTCACCGCAAAAATATAGGACAATTAAAATCATTTCTATTTGGGTAAGTTTCTTAACTAGAAAGACTTTTAGCCTTTTGACGATGACGGCTCGCCTCCTCCAGATAACTGCTATCGCAATGATGAGGGGAGCGGGATGAGCGAATCGGATTTGGCAAAAACTTCAGGGCGATCAGTGAGAACTACAAAAGGGCTATTATCAGCTATAGTACGAATATCCTCGGCGAGGGTAAGGGCATGATCTCGATATTTCTTCCCGACAGCTAGGGTGACGAAACAAATTTTCCTATCGATCAAACTCATAGGCTACTGTTGGTATTGTCTTGAACTGCCGCACACTCAGCGAGAATGCCACCACAGTTTACCATAGACCCATTGATCCGTCAAGATCGAATTGAGAGATAAATCTCCCGGTGCTTCCCCTGCCCCTTCTGCTCTCCCGGCTTGTCTCCACTGATCCTTTTAAAATTGACAGAGTAAATCTATCGGTTAAGTGGGATTGCCACGCCCCCCCTCTGGGAACCGCCTTCAATCGAATGATTGCCCGCCACAGTCAGCCATAAGGCAGCAAAAACTTTTCTTTTTGTTCCATTAAGCTTTGTTAACCGACTATTTACAATAAAGCCATTTCCCCCACTACTTCCAAGCGGGTATAACTGCCGATTGTCAGGAATTTTTCCGAGAGAGATTCGGCCACATTGGGAGTAATCCAGCCTAACTGTTTAAGAATTTGCAAAGCGGCGGCATATTTAGCCCGTTTGGAACCATCTAGGGCTTTAATCGCTAATCCTAAACCTTCACCGACGCGCCCGATACATTGAATCCCTTCGGCCCCAGCTTTACTGACGATTTCTCCTTGGCTAACCTGCATTAATTCCGTATCAAAAGCCCCTTCTCCTGCTACCATGCGGGGATGATAGGTCATCGCCCGGACGATTCTTTCTAAGTCTAAACGGTTGCCAGAGGCTAACTGGGCGTAGAGATGGGCCATTTGCCCCAACTGCATTGAATAGGTGGGCGCACCGCAGTCATCGTGGGCGCTGATTAATTCATCCCCCGGCATCCCCAATAATTCGGCAATTTTGCTTAAAATTAGCTTCTGTATCTGACTAGAACGCCGGAGATAGCTATTTAACGGCCAGCCGCGCTGTTGACACACCGCTAACATCCCGGCGTGTTTACCAGAACAATTGTACTGGAGGCGACTGCGTTTACCTTCGGGGAGGGGACATAGCAGGGCGTTGGGATCGATATCGGCGCGCCAGAGAATATTAAAGACTTGACGGGCGTGTTCCACCGTGCCTTGGTGAGAACTACAGATAATGGCTAGATCCTTATCGTTAAGATCGTAGCGTTCGAGGGTGCCGGTACTGATGACAGCCAGTGCTTGAAAAGGTTTCAGGGCCGAACGAATAAAGGCGCTAGTTTCGGCGCTGCCGGCGGTGGATAATACCCGGCCGCGGTCATCGCAAATAGCGGCCTCGACATGATGGACCGATTCAATAATGCCTTCCCGGAGGAGATGAATTTCTAAGCGGTGGGTTGGTGTACGTTTTACCCTATTCATTCAGATTGGTTGCGGTTAGTGAGTGAAAAATAGCCAGAAAAGACCACTGATAGCGACAATTGCCCCTAGAATTAGGGCGGTTTTTTGTAAACGCTGGAGAATGGGCTGGATTTGATAGGAGACGATTAAACGATCGCGGGTTAAAATAGCGGCGGTTTTTGTCCAGATTTGGCCATCATACCAGCCCGACTCTTCATAAAATACTTTCTCCGATTGCAGGCGGTCATAGACGTAGATCCAGCCTAAATACAAGCGCAATAACACCAATCCTACCAAAATTGTCGAGCCAAAAATCCCCGCGCAGAAGAAGAGAAAAGGGGCCTTTTTCAGGGGAAAACTAGCGGCGGCAATCGGTCCGACAATTAACCATGTCCACAACCATAACCAGACAATTTTTTTTGTATAAGAGGCTACATCTAGCGTTGCCCAACGGAAAAACCAAGATTCTTTTAATTGTTCGTACTCGTTAACCGGTTGCTGTTCTTCCGGGACGGGACAGAAATCAAGGGAGGATTTCATGGATTCTACTCCTCCAAATGGTCGCTAGGTAGAGGAATCCGTTGAGCATGACCCCAAAATGCTTCTAAATTATAAAATTCTCGCTCTTTTGGCAAAAAGATATGGACAATGATAGCGCCATAATCCATCAGGATCCAGCTACCTTCGCTTTTTCCTTCCACTTGTCGGGGGGATTGTTGCCATTCTAGTTCCATAGCGGCTTCGATCGCATCCTCGATCGCTCGCACTTGAGTGGTAGAATAGCCGGTAATAATCAGAAAATAATCGGTTAAATAACAGATATCGGCGACTTTCAGGATGGCGATGTCCCCTGCTTTCTTGTCCTCGGCAGCGGTAACAATTGTCTCTAGAAAATTTTCGGTCTTGAGATTTTCGGCGACAGGGGTAATAATTCCAGTGGGATTGGTCATTCAGGTTGTGGTTATCCTTTGGCTGAGGTGGTTGTAAGCGAGTCTTGAGATTATGTTAATCAATGGGTTTAGTTTTTGTTGGTTGTTCTTTAACAATTTGTAACGCCCAGTTGCGCGTTAGCACGGTGCGGGGATGAATGGGACAATGGCTACTTAAAAGATATTTTAGGGAATAATCGCAGGTTTGTTGAACGCTTTTATGGAGATTTTGATAGCTGAGTTGTCGTAGGGCGTTTAATTCGGGTGTATCGCCGCGATTGGGTTCCAAGGCATCGGCAATAAAGACTATACAGCTAAGATCGCTCATATTGGGTTTACCGAGGGTATGATTGCGAATTGCTTCGAGAATTTCCTCATCGGTAACGTTAAATTCTTTTTGGGCGACAACTGCACTGACATCGGCGTGGAGTAAGTGGGGATGGGATGCACAGATATTATCCACGTCTATTCCCGCCGATTCCGCCATTTTTAGCAGTTTTTTGGGCTTGAAAAATTTAGCCAGATCGTGCATTAACCCGGCTTGCCCTGCTTGGACGGTATCGAGATCGTGATGACGAGCTAAATCAATACACATGGTCTCCACACCAAGAATATGGCGCAGACGGTGTTCGTTGACGTTTTCTTTTAACCAGTCGATAACTTGCTGTCGCATCTTTTTTTTGCCCTTGTGGAACCCCAAAACGATTGTAACAATTACTATACAATTTTGCCTATCGCTTCAAGGTTCGATCTTTACCAATCATCCTCGCGAGTAGCTTCTAAAACTTCTTCTTGCTGCCAATCATCCTGAAAAGGTTGTACCACTTTACCGATCGCATCGGCCACAAAAGACTTAATAAATTCTTCCTTGCGACTGAGTTGAAATTGTCTTTGTACCACTTCCGTCATGCCACCGTCACCCCAGTCTTGATCCTGACGGAAATATTCAATAAAACTTTTGCCAGCAATGCGGGTTAAATAGGCGGCACTGACTCCTTGAATTGCCTTCCCGACTATATAGGTAGTAAAATTTAATTGTAGGATTCTGGCTAATAATTCTACTGCTCCTTTCACCACTCCCAAACTAACTAGAGTTTTACCCAAAGATACGGCCAATTCTTTGCCTCGATCGCTGTTAATTTCACAGCCATAAACTTGACCAATTTCCCTAACCATTTGAGCATTAACCGCCGCCGTTGCTAACATATCGATCACCGGTAAGGGAGTCACCGCAATCACTCCCGCACCGATCCACTGATAGCGATCGATAATTTTATCAGCTTGGCGACGACGTTGGCGATCGATAATTTTCCTAGCTTCTTCTCCTAATCTTTGGGATTGTAAGAGGATATTATCCGCCACTAAATCCTCCCCTTCGGCCCGTAAAACTGAAGCTAAACGTTTAATTAAAGCTAAAATATCCGGTTCCGGTGTGATGATTTGTCCACCGGTTAACTGTACTGGTTGGGGATTAGCGGTAACGGCAATAATATCGGCGGAAAGGATCACTCCTTTTAGCCGTTCTCGTAATTGTTTTAAAATCATTTCTCGATCTTCGTCGCTATAGAGATCGATTTTATTAAAGACTAAGAGAGAACGTTTACCAATATCAATTAAACCCAATAAAGGGCCGTATTCCGATTGTCGAATATCGTTATCGATGACAAATAAAAGTAAATCTGCTTCCGTGGCTAATTGTCGCGCTAACTGTTCCCTTTGACCTCCGGCCGCACCAATTTCGAGAATGCCGGGGGTATCGGTAATTTGAATTTCCCGATTCACACCTTTCATTTTTAAACTATAGGTTTCCCCTTTTTCCGTGGTTCCCATGGTTGCCTCCACATTGCCCACCATTTGACCGATGAGGGCGTTAATTAGGGAGGTTTTTCCCGCCGATCCCGTGCCGAAAACAATGATTTTAACTTCTTTTCTGGCTAAACTTCGCTCAATTTCTTGAGAACGCTTAATAAAAACCTGTTGAGTTACTTTATCTTGAATTTGCTCCACTTGTTGCCGGATAGCTTTTAAGGTTTCCCCGGCGGCCTCGGTTTTTTCTACTGGTAATTTTAGGGGTGGACGGGAGGAAGAATGCAACCCGCGGCGACTTTTTGGGCGCTGGGGCAGCAGATAAAAGTAGTACAAAAGAACGTATATCAGCAAGCCCAGCAGTCCGATAATGAGCAAAAGCAGAATATTAGCTAAGATAGGAGCGGTAAAGGCGATCTGGATGTAAAGACGATAGATAGAGTTGACTAACCACAACATTAATCCGAAAATAAAGCTCAGACCAATGATTAAAGTGGCAAGACGGGGTAATTTCATCGGAAATTTTGGGTCTGAAACCCCGTCGTTCTACGACGGCTTTGCTGTTAAATATTAGCACATTTACGAAATATATGCTAAAATGTGAGATATGGAAAAAGCCTATTCTTACCGATTTTACCCCACACCCGAACAAGAGTCGCTATTGCGGCGCACTTTGGGCTGTGTAAGATTAGTTTACAACAAAGCTCTCCACGAACGAACACAAGCTTGGTACGAAAAGCAAGAAAGAGTAGGCTACGCTCAAACTTCTTCAATGCTAACCGATTGGAAAAAACAAGAAGAATTAGAGTTTTTAAACGAAGTTAGCTGTGTACCCTTACAACAAGGGTTAAGACATTTACAAACAGCTTTCACTAATTTCTTTGCTGGTCGTACTAAGTATCCTAACTTTAAGAAAAAACATCAGGGAGGAAGTGCCGAATTTACCAAGTCTGCTTTTAAATTTAAAGACAGACAAATCTATTTAGCTAAATGCACAGAACCTTTACCTATTCGATGGTCAAGACAAATCCCAGAAAGCTGTGAACCAAGCACAGTAACAGTCAGATTACATCCCTCTGGACGCTGGCATATTTCAATAAGATTTGATGACCCAACGATTAAGCCTTTACCAGTAACAGATAAAGCCATTGGAATTGACTTAGGAATTAGTAGCCTAGTAATTACCAGCGATGGCGATAAAGTATCTAATCCCAAGCATTTTAAGAAACATTATCAGAGGTTGCGAAGAGCATCGAAAAGCCTTTCTAGAAAACAGAAAGGGTCAAAAAATCGAGAAAAGGCAAAAATCAAAGTAGCCAGAATTCACGCTCAAATCACCGATAGTAGAAAAGACCATCTACATAAGCTAACCACTCAATTAGTTCGTGAAAACCAAACGATTGTGGTTGAGAATTTAGCCGTCAAGAATATGGTCAAAAACCCGAAATTATCTCAGGCAATATCTGATGTAAGCTGGGGTGAAATCACTAGACAATTAGCCTATAAATGCCGTTGGTATGGGAGAAATTACATCGAAATAGATAGATGGTTTCCTAGCTCTAAAAGGTGTAGTAATTGCGGGTATATTGCTGAGAAAATGCCGTTAAATGTTCGAGAATGGGACTGTCCAGACTGTGGGACACACCATGACCGAGATATTAACGCAAGTAAAAATATTTTGGCCGCAGGGCTTGCGGTGTCAGTCTGTAGAGCGACCTGATGACCAGAACAGAGTAAATCTGTTAAGGCAGGTGCGAAAAATCCTTCGGGACAGAAGCAGAAACCCAAATCGTGAGGTTTGGGAATCGCCGTCCGTTTACGGCGGTGAGGATGTCAAAATTGTTTTTATTCATCAGTAGGGGGGCAAAATTATTTGTAGGATGGGTTAGCGGTAGCGTAACATAATCGGGCGTTGGGTTTCATGCTTCAACCGTTCGGCAAAAGCTCACGGCCGAAGCCCAACCTACGTTCTTCCCCACTTCCCCATCTCCCCACTTCCCCACCTCCCCACTTCCCGCTCCTTCGGGCCAGAAAAGGGGTAAGATAATAAGTTTAGTGATAAGATGACCGAATTGTGAGCGGGGACTTGATATGGCAGAAACCCTATTATTTAATGCTTTGCGACAGGCGATCGATGAGGAAATGGGCCGGGACCAGACAGTATTTGTTTTGGGTGAAGATGTGGGTCATTACGGTGGTTCCTACAAAGTTACCAAAGATCTCTACAAAAAATATGGCGATTTAAGGGTTTTAGATACTCCCATCGCTGAAAATAGTTTTACGGGCATGGCAGTGGGGGCAGCCATGACGGGATTACGTCCGATTATTGAAGGCATGAATATGGGTTTTCTTCTGCTTGCCTTTAACCAAATTGCCAACAATGCCGGGATGTTACGTTATACTTCCGGCGGTAATTTTAAAATCCCCATGGTTATCCGCGGTCCGGGGGGTGTGGGGAGACAATTAGGGGCGGAACATTCCCAACGTTTAGAGGCCTATTTTCACGCGGTACCCGGTCTAAAAATTGTCGCTTGTTCTACTCCCTACAATGCCAAAGGTTTATTAAAATCGGCGATTAGAGATAATAACCCCGTGCTTTTCTTTGAACACGTTCTTCTCTATAATCTCAAGGAAAATTTACCTGATAGCGAGTATCTTTTACCCCTCGATAAAGCGGAAATCGTTCGCAAGGGAGAAGATATAACTATTCTCACCTATTCGCGGATGCGTCATCACTGTTTACAGGCATTAAAACAGTTAGAAAAAGATGGCTACGATCCAGAAATTATCGATTTAATTTCCCTGAAACCCTTTGATATGGAGACGATTGCCGCTTCGATTCGCAAGACTCACAGGGTGATTATCGTGGAAGAATGTATGAAAACTGCGGGAATTGCTTCCGAGTTAATTGCTTTAATTAACGAGCAGTTATTCGATGAATTAGATGCCCCCGTGTTAAGATTATCTTCCCAAGATATCCCCACACCTTATAACGGTAATCTAGAAAGATTGACGATTATTCAACCTAATCAAATTGTCGAAGCTGTCCAAAAAATGGTCGGTGATCGCATTTAAAAAATTCTCCTTTTGATACTGAAGTTATGCAGAGACAAAATTGGTTATTGTTACTGATCATCGGCCTGGTTGTTGCCTCGATCTTCGTCCTGATTAAGTTACCCCTACAATTAGGTTTGGACCTGCGCGGTGGTAGTCAATTAACCATTCAGGTTAAACCCACTGAAACCGTGACGACCATTCAACCTAATGATTTAAAAGCCGTACAAAATGTGATTGAAAATCGCGTTAATGCCCTCGGTGTTTCTGAATCATTAGTGCAGACTGTGGACAGTAAAAATCAGGTAATCGTGCAACTACCAGGGGTTACAAATCCCAAAGAAGCTGAGAGAAACCTAAATGTTCAGGCCCAATTAGAATTTCGTCAGCAAAAACAAGGTACAGAAGGAGAATTCCGGGCTGAATACTCGATTTTTCAACAAAAAAAGGCGGAATTAACCGCCCTCAAAACCGAGAATAAACCCGAAAATGCCGCTAAAATTGCCGAACTAGAACAATCTCTGCAAAAATCTAAAGAGGCAATTTTAAATTTATTTGAGTCGGTGGACTTAACCGGAAAAAATCTGCAAAATGCCACCATTAGTTCCACCCAAGGCACTAACTGGGAAGTGGCCATTACTTTCGACTCGGAAGGGGGCAATAAATTCGCCGAACTAACTAAAGCGATCGCGGGTACGGGTCGCAGTATTGGCATTTTCCTCGATAATGAATTAATTAGCGCCCCTGTGGTTGATGTGCAGTTTGCCCAAACCGGAAT
This portion of the Microcystis aeruginosa NIES-2549 genome encodes:
- a CDS encoding asparaginase; the protein is MNRVKRTPTHRLEIHLLREGIIESVHHVEAAICDDRGRVLSTAGSAETSAFIRSALKPFQALAVISTGTLERYDLNDKDLAIICSSHQGTVEHARQVFNILWRADIDPNALLCPLPEGKRSRLQYNCSGKHAGMLAVCQQRGWPLNSYLRRSSQIQKLILSKIAELLGMPGDELISAHDDCGAPTYSMQLGQMAHLYAQLASGNRLDLERIVRAMTYHPRMVAGEGAFDTELMQVSQGEIVSKAGAEGIQCIGRVGEGLGLAIKALDGSKRAKYAAALQILKQLGWITPNVAESLSEKFLTIGSYTRLEVVGEMALL
- a CDS encoding CGLD27 family protein — translated: MKSSLDFCPVPEEQQPVNEYEQLKESWFFRWATLDVASYTKKIVWLWLWTWLIVGPIAAASFPLKKAPFLFFCAGIFGSTILVGLVLLRLYLGWIYVYDRLQSEKVFYEESGWYDGQIWTKTAAILTRDRLIVSYQIQPILQRLQKTALILGAIVAISGLFWLFFTH
- the rsfS gene encoding ribosome silencing factor, with product MTNPTGIITPVAENLKTENFLETIVTAAEDKKAGDIAILKVADICYLTDYFLIITGYSTTQVRAIEDAIEAAMELEWQQSPRQVEGKSEGSWILMDYGAIIVHIFLPKEREFYNLEAFWGHAQRIPLPSDHLEE
- a CDS encoding alpha-ketoacid dehydrogenase subunit beta, with amino-acid sequence MAETLLFNALRQAIDEEMGRDQTVFVLGEDVGHYGGSYKVTKDLYKKYGDLRVLDTPIAENSFTGMAVGAAMTGLRPIIEGMNMGFLLLAFNQIANNAGMLRYTSGGNFKIPMVIRGPGGVGRQLGAEHSQRLEAYFHAVPGLKIVACSTPYNAKGLLKSAIRDNNPVLFFEHVLLYNLKENLPDSEYLLPLDKAEIVRKGEDITILTYSRMRHHCLQALKQLEKDGYDPEIIDLISLKPFDMETIAASIRKTHRVIIVEECMKTAGIASELIALINEQLFDELDAPVLRLSSQDIPTPYNGNLERLTIIQPNQIVEAVQKMVGDRI
- a CDS encoding YcjF family protein; this translates as MKLPRLATLIIGLSFIFGLMLWLVNSIYRLYIQIAFTAPILANILLLLIIGLLGLLIYVLLYYFYLLPQRPKSRRGLHSSSRPPLKLPVEKTEAAGETLKAIRQQVEQIQDKVTQQVFIKRSQEIERSLARKEVKIIVFGTGSAGKTSLINALIGQMVGNVEATMGTTEKGETYSLKMKGVNREIQITDTPGILEIGAAGGQREQLARQLATEADLLLFVIDNDIRQSEYGPLLGLIDIGKRSLLVFNKIDLYSDEDREMILKQLRERLKGVILSADIIAVTANPQPVQLTGGQIITPEPDILALIKRLASVLRAEGEDLVADNILLQSQRLGEEARKIIDRQRRRQADKIIDRYQWIGAGVIAVTPLPVIDMLATAAVNAQMVREIGQVYGCEINSDRGKELAVSLGKTLVSLGVVKGAVELLARILQLNFTTYIVGKAIQGVSAAYLTRIAGKSFIEYFRQDQDWGDGGMTEVVQRQFQLSRKEEFIKSFVADAIGKVVQPFQDDWQQEEVLEATREDDW
- the yqeK gene encoding bis(5'-nucleosyl)-tetraphosphatase (symmetrical) YqeK; translation: MRQQVIDWLKENVNEHRLRHILGVETMCIDLARHHDLDTVQAGQAGLMHDLAKFFKPKKLLKMAESAGIDVDNICASHPHLLHADVSAVVAQKEFNVTDEEILEAIRNHTLGKPNMSDLSCIVFIADALEPNRGDTPELNALRQLSYQNLHKSVQQTCDYSLKYLLSSHCPIHPRTVLTRNWALQIVKEQPTKTKPID
- the dapB gene encoding 4-hydroxy-tetrahydrodipicolinate reductase; the protein is MTENRGPIPVVVNGAAGKMGREVIKAVARADDMILVGAVDRNPAFRGQDVGEVAGCEPLEVPILDDLQSVLVLATQEKVQGVMVDFTHPDGVYDNTRSAIAYGVRPVVGTTGLSAAQLQDLAEFAEKASTGCLVIPNFSIGMVLLQQAAVQASRYFDHVEIIELHHNQKADAPSGTAIKTAELLAELGKTFNPAQVSEKETIPGARGGLTAENIRIHSVRLPGLIAHQEVIFGSPGEIYTLRHDTSDRSCYMPGVLLSIRKVTQLQSLVYGLEKIL
- a CDS encoding FkbM family methyltransferase, which gives rise to MILAKLKTYISRLVGKRSDKQSKFWSIFKSPSLRYKIFKDKLDTLLYSLSISQAHIFFVQVGSNDSSYGDPLRYFLLDKRWCGIMIEPVDYVFKRLCSKYGDYGRFKLENVAIAEVNGFKDFYYVEETDSPLPVWYDQIGSFSLSHVLKHIDFIPELEQRIRKTQVECITFEELCNRNSVRTVDLIHIDTEGFDYEVLKMIDIDRFQPSLILYEHKHLSDSDRISARSLLSARGYQLLQLNSMDTVAVSVKALENRKPLKWAWKVITKNL
- a CDS encoding glycosyltransferase family 8 protein codes for the protein MEFKLVRHEELIMQNTKTPTVVCAADNNYAIPLGVMLYSLAENLKEGKAFIYVIDGGITNANKKKVIRSLQKLEVEVVLNWLKPQEAAFFTIVEKLPTWGHVTIAAYYRLLIPYLLPPSIEKVIYLDCDLILKEDLNNLWKIDIDNQYLFAVQDMGCPLVSSKNGLKTYQELQIPPDTPYFNSGVMILNLKKWREDDMSFKVINYLEENGSRLRYWDQDGLNAILAGCWGKLDPRWNQLPNKFSSWQESHFSEEVYHQVMEAPYLIHFASDDKPWKFKFSPLRDTEKQFFEYLDRTDWSGWRPKEAWKKRLERYFNKALAYFKTKSFSSNIF
- the secD gene encoding protein translocase subunit SecD, giving the protein MQRQNWLLLLIIGLVVASIFVLIKLPLQLGLDLRGGSQLTIQVKPTETVTTIQPNDLKAVQNVIENRVNALGVSESLVQTVDSKNQVIVQLPGVTNPKEAERNLNVQAQLEFRQQKQGTEGEFRAEYSIFQQKKAELTALKTENKPENAAKIAELEQSLQKSKEAILNLFESVDLTGKNLQNATISSTQGTNWEVAITFDSEGGNKFAELTKAIAGTGRSIGIFLDNELISAPVVDVQFAQTGITGGRAVITGNFTAETANDLAIQLRGGSLPFPVKVEEIRTVGATLGQDSIRRSIYAGLVGLLLVLIFMAVYYRLPGIIADVSLIIYTILSLGAFALVGVTMTLPGIAGFILSIGMAVDANVLIFERTREELRAGKSLFRAVESGFYRAFSSILDSNVTTLIACAALFWLGSGLVKGFALTLAIGVAVSMFTALTCSRTLLLITVLNVPSVRQKPQLFCPNLPVNQ